The region AAGAAGCTGATTTCGATCATGCAGCAGATCGGCTGACGCGAGCCGAGCAACCGTTCGGTACATTTTGGACCGCGCCGGGCCTGGCCTCGCGCGGTTTTAACGTTTGCTGAAAAAATAAACTCCGGTTTCGATCTAAACTTTGCGTTGCCGTTGCCGCTAAACGTGAGAGACCAGCGATCGGGCGGATCACGCCCGTCCATAACGCGCCCCCGAAATCCGCCGGGCGCATAGAGATAAAATACCGGCAAGCCATGAATACCGAACAGTCGACGAGTCCGGCCGCGAGTGCCGCCGCGCATTCCGGCCACGATTACGGCCGCCGCAATCCGCTCGAGATCGGCGTGCAGTTGCGCAACCTCGTCAATCGCGGCGATTTCCTGACCGTCCAGTACCAGGGCGGCCAGCTCGTCACCCGCATTCTCGATGTCGACGTCGGCGCGCGGACCTTCGTATTCGACTGGGGTGCGCTTGCCGATCAGAACGCCGGCATTCTCGCCGCGCCGCGCTGCGTGTTCGACGCGTCGCCGGACGGCGTGCGCGTCGAATTCTCGACCGCCACCCCGCGCGAAACCCGTTACGAGAACCTGCCCGCGTTCGAAGCCGATTTCCCCGACGTGCTGTACTGCATGCAGCGCCGCGAATATTTCCGGGTCGACGCGCCGATCCTCGATCCGTACGTATGCCGCGGCAGGCTGCCCGACGGCGAGACCTTCCTGTTCGAAGTGCACAACCTGTCGCTCGGCGGCCTCGGGCTGCGCACGAGCGACGACCGCGTGGCGTCGCTCGAGCCCGGCATGACGCTGCCCGACGTCGAGCTGAACCTGAACGGCCACGGGATGCTGTCGCTCGACCTGCAACTCGTGTCGCACCGCGCGAGCGAGACGCCGAGCGGCGCGCGCCGCTACCAGCTCGGCTTTCGCTTCGTGTCGCTGCCGGGCAGCGCCGAGAACACGCTGCAGCGCATCATCACGCAGCTCGAGATGAAGCGCCGGCAGCTCGCGCGCGCCTGACGAAAGCTGCCCGCGCGCGATCGACGCCGCCGCCCCGGGGCGGTGAACGCGCGCGCAAACGTCCATGGCGGCGCTCGCGCGCCGGCCGCGCGCCGCATTCGCATTTTTTGCGCGTGCGGTCCCTCAATTTTTTCGACGCGCGGCCGTTATACCGGGAGTCCACGCAACCCGGCGGCCGCGGCGCGGCCGGCTCTTAGGATCGCGCATGTCCAATACCCTCATGAACCTCGGGGTCAGCGGCTTGAACGCCGCGCTCTGGGGTCTCACCACGACCGGCCAGAACATCAGCAATGCGGCGACGCCCGGCTATTCCGTCGAGCGCCCCGTCTATGCGGAAGCGAGCGGCCAGTACACGAGCAGCGGCTATCTGCCGCAGGGCGTGTCGACCGTCACCGTCGAGCGCCAGTACAACCAGTACCTGTCGAACCAGCTGAACGCCGCGCAGACGCAGGGCAGCTCGCTGTCGACCTACTACACGCTCGTCGCGCAGCTGAACAACTACGTCGGCAGCCCGACGGCCGGCATCGCGACCGCGATCACGAACTACTTCACCGGTCTGCAGACGGTCGCGAACAACGCGGCGGACCCGTCCGCGCGCCAGACCGCGATGAGCAACGCGCAGACACTCGCGAGCCAGCTCGTCGCCGCCGGCCAGCAATACTCGCAACTGCGCCAGAGCGTGAATTCGCAGCTCACCGACACCGTCACGCAGATCAACAGCTACACCTCGCAGATCGCGCAGTTGAACGAGCAGATCGCGTCGGCGAGCTCGCAAGGCCAGCCGCCGAACCAGCTCCTCGACCAGCGCGATCTCGCGGTGTCGAAGCTCTCGCAGCTCGCGGGCGTGCAGGTCGTGCAGAGCAACGGCAACTACAGCGTGTTCCTGTCGGGCGGCCAGCCGCTCGTCGTCGGCAATGCGAGCTATCAGCTCGCGACCGTCGCTTCGCCGTCCGATCCGAGCGAGCTCACGATCGTATCGAAGGGCGTCGCCGGCTCGGCCCAGCCGGGGCCCACGCAATATTTGCCCGACGTGTCGCTCACGGGCGGCGCGCTCGGCGGCCTGCTCGCGTTCCGCAGCCAGACGCTCGATCCCGCGCAGGCGCAGTTGGGCGCGCTCGCGGTCAGCTTCGCGTCGCAGGTCAACGCGCAGAACGCGCTCGGCGTCGACATGTCCGGCAATCCGGGCGGCAGCCTGTTTGCGGTCGGCGCGCCGGCCGTCTACGCGAACCAGAACAACACCGGCAGCGCGACGCTGTCCGTGTCGTTCGTCGACGGCACGCAGCCGACGACGAGCGACTACGCGCTGTCGTACGACGGCGCGAAGTACACGCTGACGGACCGCGCGACGGGCAGCGTCGTCGGCACGGCGACGCCGAGCTCCACGCCGCCGACGATGACGATCGGCGGCCTGAAGCTGTCGCTGTCGAGCACGCCCAACGCGGGCGATTCGTTTACCGTGCTGCCCACGCGCGGCGCGCTCGACGGCTTCTCGCTCGCCACCGCGAACGGCTCGGCGATCGCGGCCGCCTCGCCCGTGCTCGCCGCGGGCGTCGCGACGAACAGC is a window of Burkholderia mallei ATCC 23344 DNA encoding:
- a CDS encoding flagellar brake protein; this encodes MNTEQSTSPAASAAAHSGHDYGRRNPLEIGVQLRNLVNRGDFLTVQYQGGQLVTRILDVDVGARTFVFDWGALADQNAGILAAPRCVFDASPDGVRVEFSTATPRETRYENLPAFEADFPDVLYCMQRREYFRVDAPILDPYVCRGRLPDGETFLFEVHNLSLGGLGLRTSDDRVASLEPGMTLPDVELNLNGHGMLSLDLQLVSHRASETPSGARRYQLGFRFVSLPGSAENTLQRIITQLEMKRRQLARA
- the flgK gene encoding flagellar hook-associated protein FlgK, with translation MSNTLMNLGVSGLNAALWGLTTTGQNISNAATPGYSVERPVYAEASGQYTSSGYLPQGVSTVTVERQYNQYLSNQLNAAQTQGSSLSTYYTLVAQLNNYVGSPTAGIATAITNYFTGLQTVANNAADPSARQTAMSNAQTLASQLVAAGQQYSQLRQSVNSQLTDTVTQINSYTSQIAQLNEQIASASSQGQPPNQLLDQRDLAVSKLSQLAGVQVVQSNGNYSVFLSGGQPLVVGNASYQLATVASPSDPSELTIVSKGVAGSAQPGPTQYLPDVSLTGGALGGLLAFRSQTLDPAQAQLGALAVSFASQVNAQNALGVDMSGNPGGSLFAVGAPAVYANQNNTGSATLSVSFVDGTQPTTSDYALSYDGAKYTLTDRATGSVVGTATPSSTPPTMTIGGLKLSLSSTPNAGDSFTVLPTRGALDGFSLATANGSAIAAASPVLAAGVATNSGTGVISQGSVSAGYQLPSGTTTLAYNAASKTLSGFPVGTTVTIAGTPPTSINITSATTPVPYDPSKGASMTISSTTQPAPSGVMNGVSVSLSGTPADGDQFTIGANKGTNDGRNALALSQLVNSKTMNNGTTTLTGAYAGYVNAIGNAASQLKASSAAQTALVGQITQAQQSVSGVNQNEEAANLMQYQQLYQANAKVIQTANSVFQTVLGLFN